From the genome of Apodemus sylvaticus chromosome 3, mApoSyl1.1, whole genome shotgun sequence, one region includes:
- the LOC127680247 gene encoding 60S ribosomal protein L29-like has protein sequence MAKSKNHTIDNQSYKWHRNGIKKSRSQRYESLKEVDPKFLRNMSFAKKHIKKCLKKMQASNVKAVRVRTEAVKAVVKPQAIKPKMPKGPSCKLSCPAFIAHPKLGKQI, from the coding sequence ATGGCCAAGTCCAAGAACCACACCATAGACAACCAGTCGTacaaatggcacagaaatggcatcaagaaaTCCCGGTCACAAAGATATGAATCTCTAAAGGAGGTCGaccccaagttcctgaggaacatgAGCTTTGCCAAGAAGCACATCAAGAAATgcctgaagaagatgcaggccaGCAATGTAAAGGCAGTGAGAGTGCGCACAGAGGCCGTCAAGGCCGTGGTGAAGCCTCAGGCCATCAAgcccaagatgccaaagggccccAGCTGCAAACTCAGTTGCCCGGCTTTCATCGCTCACCCCAAACTTGGGAAGCAGATTTGA